Within the Serratia sp. UGAL515B_01 genome, the region AGTCGCCAACCGGTTAGTCTTGCCTGGCTGGATGGGCCTGAAGGACGAGAGTTGCTGTTGGTTTCTAATGATGACTTTTGCCGTTGGGAGCCGACGCAAGGTACGCTATAGAAACGCCAACCAACAAAAGGCCCTACGTACAGAGCCTCTTGTATCGAGACGATAGCTTACTTTTCTCGGGCGATAGCGCGGTAGCCAATATCTTTGCGGCAGAAACTGCCTTGCCACCTAATCCCTTCCGCTAACAGATAAGCCTGCTTTTGTGCTGCTGCGACAGTTTTACCCAATGCGGTTACGCAAAGCACGCGCCCACCGCTGGTTACCACCTGGTTTCCCTGTATCCGTGTACCTGCATGAAAGACTTTCTCATCAGCATTTTCCTGCTGTGGCAAACCTTCAATCACATCGCCTTGGTGGTACTCCCCAGGATAACCGCCTGCGGCCAAGACAACACCGAGGGAAGGACGTTCGTCCCACTCAGAGGTTTTCTCAGCGAGTTTGCCTTCGGCTCCTGCCAGACAGAGCTCCACTAGATCTGAACGCAGGCGCAGCATGATCGGCTGAGTTTCAGGATCGCCAAAGCGACAGTTGAACTCAATAACCTTAGGCTGGCCATCTTCGGTAATCATCAGGCCAGCATAAAGGAAGCCGACATAAGTATTGCCTTCTGCCGCCATGCCGCGCACAGTTGGCCAAATCACCTGTTCCATCACGCGCTGGTGGATCTCGTCAGTGACTACCGGCGCCGGTGAATACGCTCCCATACCACCAGTATTAGGGCCGTGATCGCCATCACCGACACGTTTATGATCTTGGCTGGTTGCCATGGGAATGACATTCTCGCCATCCACCATAACGATGAAGCTAGCCTCTTCACCTTCAAGGAATTCCTCAATCACGATGCGATGCCCAGCCTGACCAAATGCATTGCCCGCCAGCATATCTTGGATGGCGTCCTCGGCTTCTTGCAGCGTCATGGCAACGATCACCCCTTTACCTGCGGCCAGACCGTCTGCTTTGATCACAATGGGCGCACCTTTACTGCGTACATATGCCAATGCAGGTTCTACTTCGGTAAAGTTTTGGTACTCGGCGCTTGGGATTGCGTGGCGGGCCAGGAAGTCTTTGGTAAAGGCTTTGGAACCTTCAAGCTGGGCAGCAGCTTGCGAAGGACCGAAGATTTTCAACCCTTCAACCTGGAAGGCATCGACGATGCCCATAACCAATGGTGCTTCAGGACCGACGATAGTGAGTTCGATTGCGTTAGCTTTGGCAAAGGCGATCAATGCGGGAATATCTGTGGGTGCGATATCGACATTGATCAGATTAGCTTCCAGTGCGGTACCTGCGTTACCCGGCGCAACGTAAACGTTATCCGCTAGTGGCGATTGGGCGGCTTTCCAGGCTAACGCATGTTCGCGTCCGCCGTTGCCGATAATCAGAATATTCATCAGGGGCTCCATAAACGACGTGCGTGTCTGCCACGCACGTAGCAAAAAGGATTAGTGGCGGAAGTGACGCATGTCGGTGAAGATCATCGCAATGCCATGCTCATTAGCTGCTGCAATCACTTCATCGTCACGAATCGACCCACCCGGCTGGATCACGCAGGTAATACCCACCGCAGCTGCAGCGTCAATACCGTCACGGAACGGGAAGAAGGCGTCTGATGCCATCGCGGAGCCTTTCACTTCCAGACTTTCGTCTGCGGCCTTGATACCGGCAATTTTTGCTGAATATACGCGGCTCATTTGACCCGCCCCGATGCCGATGGTCATGTTATCGCGTGCAT harbors:
- the purD gene encoding phosphoribosylamine--glycine ligase codes for the protein MNILIIGNGGREHALAWKAAQSPLADNVYVAPGNAGTALEANLINVDIAPTDIPALIAFAKANAIELTIVGPEAPLVMGIVDAFQVEGLKIFGPSQAAAQLEGSKAFTKDFLARHAIPSAEYQNFTEVEPALAYVRSKGAPIVIKADGLAAGKGVIVAMTLQEAEDAIQDMLAGNAFGQAGHRIVIEEFLEGEEASFIVMVDGENVIPMATSQDHKRVGDGDHGPNTGGMGAYSPAPVVTDEIHQRVMEQVIWPTVRGMAAEGNTYVGFLYAGLMITEDGQPKVIEFNCRFGDPETQPIMLRLRSDLVELCLAGAEGKLAEKTSEWDERPSLGVVLAAGGYPGEYHQGDVIEGLPQQENADEKVFHAGTRIQGNQVVTSGGRVLCVTALGKTVAAAQKQAYLLAEGIRWQGSFCRKDIGYRAIAREK